In the Exiguobacterium sp. BMC-KP genome, TCAGACATCACTTAAACGATCCACTAAAGGAGCAACGTACATCAATTTATACCCGCAATGACCGATGAGAAACCCCTCCACTTCAGTTCTTCAATGTTCCATAGAATGTCGTATCGAGACGGTCCCGTAGTTCTTGCAACGCCTTTTCATCCGGTAGGTCATAGAAAATTCCGTTCAGTCGTTGACTCACTGCTTCAATTTCATAATGTTTTCGTTCTGACATCAAGGCAAGAGATAACCCTGCTGTTGCCATCTCACGTACACTCAAATCGAGATTCATCTCTTCTTTCATATACGTATGCGCTGCTGGGATTTTTGACCACCCAGTCGGTTTCAATAAGTGTGTCGCTACAGCTTGTATGACTTCGGACTGACGATTTGCACGTGCTCCATCATTATCTGTTTTTCGATGTCTCGAATAGGCAAGTGCCATCGCGCCATCCATATGGTATTCCTTCCCTTTCTGGAATGAATACTGATTTGCTTTCCCACTCGCATCCTGCTCAGAGAATGTTCCTGTCGAGACAAGGTCGATTCCGCCGATTTGATCCACTAATCCAATGAAACTATCAAAGGAAATAACGATCTTCCCATCAATTTCTTCATCGAGTAGACCAGAAACAGCCTCTTGCGTACACTCTTCGCCACCAAAAGCAAAAGCATGTGTAATTTTGTCTTTTTTTCCATTCTCACAGGAAATTGGTGTATACGTATCTCGAGGAATCGATGTCAATTGAATCGTTCGAGAAAGTGGAATGAATTGCATGACCGACAACGAATCCGAACGTGACCCACGCAATGATTCCCCTGGTCGTGCATCACTACCAATCAGTAAAAACGTAAACGGTTGGGATGCAAAAAGAACGAACGCAATCAGTAGTAGCAAGAATAGTCCAATAACCTTTCGTTTAAAACGACGTTTTTTCTTGATTTTTTTAGGCTGAGCTTCTCGCGAAGATACATCAGCATTCGTCTGTACGGATCGCTCTGACCGGTCAGCCGTCCTCGAACGTCTCGAGCGTTCTCGGCTAGCAAATAACCGTGAACCAGCGCGACCGATCATCTGTCCCATCTGCTTGAGTACGCCGCTCCCGGAACGACGCGATGAACTTTTTCGATCTCGTGGTTGCTCTTCGACATAGCGATGATACGTCACCGGTTCCTGTCGTCTCTCGAATGGTTCATGAGCGATTGGTTCTTCCGACGAGAATGCTTCTTCTTCTTTCGCCTGCTCTTCTAACTCTAAGCGTCGGCGCTCCAAGCGGGAGCGGTGTGGTTGATGTTCTGCCATTCAGATACCTCCGTATCAATCTTTTGCAATCTGTTTCTCTTTCAAGAAATCGCGGAGATACGTCCGTTTCGGTTCGTGCATCGAGGCAGCCATCTGTTTGACCCACCCTTCTGTCCGTTGACCACCAGTCCGTTCTCCGTAATACGATGACGTCGACTCTTCATATTGAGTCAGTAGTTCACGCATCGTATCGTCATCAGTATACGTATTCCGGTGGAAGACCGCATCCATCGGAAGGCGGGGTTTTTTACCGGGTTGTTGATCCGGAAGACCAACGGCAACTCCAAACAATGGTACGACATGGTCCGGAAGATGTAGCAATTCGCTGACGCGACGGGCATCATTTCGCAGGGAACCGATATAGACCGTTCCGTATCCGAGTGACTCAGCAGCTACGACTAAGTTCTGGGCTGCTAGTCCGGCATCGACAGCACCGACAACAAGTGCCTCTGTTGTCTCGATCGTCCGACTTACGTCGCCTCCTGCTAGTTCTGCCGCCAACGTATGTTTATGATAATCCATACAAAAGACGAAGAAATAACTATTCTCTGCAACGTATTGTTGACCACTTGCGACATCGACCAGCTGCCGCTTTAATTCCTCATCTTCGACACCGATGATCGCGTACGCTTGTTGGTAAGAAGACGTCGAGGCAGCTTGCGCGGCCTGGATCAGTGTTTCAATCGTCTTTTCATCTAATTGATGATCTTTAAATTTCCGGATTGACCGATGGTTTAGTAAATGTTGAATCGTTTCATTCATGAGTAATCGTCCCCTTCTGTAAGTAGCTTTCTTATTTAAGATAGTCGTCTCTGACTAAAAAGCGCAAATGAAGAGGTTCGGTTTATGAAAAAAGCGGGAAATGAATAGTGTCGTGCTGTGCTTTTTTTGCGAAGGAGGGCGATCATGAGAATACGGAAACTACGGCTCTTACTGGAACAGTATGGCGATACGACCCTTCGCGATATCATCGTCGAAATCTATCGTCAACTCCCGAGACAAGTCATCGAAGAAAAAGAGTTTGATGCCATGTTGACACAGTTCATGAAGTACAAAGATTTGCAAAAAGAACAAGAACAACCAACTGTCGAACAGACGATTGCTCAGACGGAACGGTTCGTTCAATTAGCATACGACTTACAGTACCTTGAGCCAAATCCGATCGTACCACTTCGCGAACAAAAGAATTGGTATATCACCGCGAAGCGCCTGCTCAAGCATTTACGCCACTATGCCCATCGAAAAAATGGAACTCGGATTGCTTTTGAAGAATTTTTCTTTCTTCTTTCGTCAGCTGCCGGGGAAGAACCTTTATTTTTAAGTAATGATCCCTTTCGATTATTAAAAGTCTCGCAAGTCGACTTCTTTAAAGAATTGGTCGGCTATTATAAAAATGATAGTCATGGTGTCGAGTGGATGGATCGTGCCCTCTACACGGCTTTGAAAGTACCGATGGACGTTGATACGGAGCGAAGTGATCTCCTGCTTGCTGTACTTGCACACTGCGAGACAGCAGAACACCAAGAAGCGTATATCAACTGCCTGAATACGCATGCGAAAAAACTACAATCACATGTTCGGATCGATGCAGATGCTTTGTCCACCTATCAAGAAATTCGCTTCGCGGAACTGCATGCCCTGATCTCACTACGAGCGTTAGAACGAGCAGAAACGATGCTTTTCACAGAGTATATTCCATACTTTTCACATCGTTCGACTCCTTTTCGCTATTATCTCGATTTACTCGAGCGTGCTGGACTCGAACAAGAGCATGAACGAATGGCACGTGTCGGTCGAAAAAAGCGAATTCATTTCTAGGAACATTCTCTTCCTAGTCATATGTGACGGACAAAAAAAGTAAGTGACGATGTACTCGCCACTTACTTTTTGTTGATTTCTAATAGTCTAGGGCAGATTCATCTCAATCAGAAGCATTGACGATTCCAAGCCCAACCGTCGCCAGTAAAGCGATACAAGCAAATAAAAACGCCATATCGTTCGGTGAATCGAATCCTTCATAGATCGGTTCTTTTCGATCAACGATGATATGATCTTTTGTTCCATAATTGCCATATGTCGTTGATGTACTTGTAACTGATTCATCGTAATCTTTAGCTTCTCCTACTATTGTGTTTGCGCTGATAAAAAAAAATAATAAGCCAATCACAACCCAAATATACTTCATATTCAACTAACCTCATTTTCTTAAATAATCCATCTACTTTTCATTTTAAAAATAATATATATTTACCTTTAATTTACTGTAAAATAATAGTTATAAAGACCATTTCATTTATCTAGAGGAGGAATATGATTTGTTCATTGTACCTTATAGTCAATTATCGTGTAGGCAAAAGCGATACGTTCATCAACTTCTACAACATAACCAGTGGCCACAAAATACTTTTCTTTTTCAACCACTCGAAGATCACCAATTTGTTTATCTTAAAAACGATCACGTCTATGCTACGCTTAGTTATCATATTACAAATGACATGGTTTGTCTGATGAATGGTGCCTACTCAAATATCTCCGCATTTTATCATCTTGCAAAATATTTACATGAGTATCTTATTTATCAGGGTGCTAAACAAATTAAAGTACAAATCGTTCCGCCTCAAGATGGCGCATTATCATCCATTTGGAAAGCACTTGGCTACATTCTCTCTTCTGAACAATTTCGATTAATCGGAATTTCAAATGATCGCGTTGCTACGCTGCGTTTTCAACCTATACATGCCCGTAATCAAGAACAGTATCTTACACTTCGTAACACTTCCATTAAAGGATGTGAGTATCTTTTTCCTTACCATTCTGAACATCTAGAACAATGGGTACATTCGAATACGATACCTTATTTGGTTTATGATCAACAATTAGTAATTGGTACACTTCTCTTTCAAAAACACGGTCGTTCGATTCGTCTTCTTGAAATTACTTGCTTGCCTGAATTGAGATATCAAGGATACGGTCGGCGGATTCTTGATACCTTTCAAGCTAAACTATTTAAAATAAATATCAAAACATTCGAAACACTGTTCTTTTCTACAAACTTAGACGTGTTGAGGCTCTATCAAAGAAGTACATTTTGTGATATTCAACTTTTTTCTCACTGGCATACATTTCAAGTTACAACTAATTCGTTAACGACATAATCGCTTAATCACTTCATCATATTCAGATAAGACGTATTCAGCATCGATTCGGTTGAAATCTACTCCACCTTGATCACGAAGCAATAACCCCATTTCATATAATTGCTCGATATAAGTATGTCCCTGTTTTAAAGCAAGTCCAGGGTGATAGTTATGAAAGGCGAGCAATGCATCCTCATTCACTTCAGAAGCAATAGATTCCTGCATTATACGATTTAATAAAGAGGGAAATAGCGTTGTTTGCCGGCCAATTAACGCATAGAACGGAAAGTAGTGTTTAGCGTAGATAAATGTCGGAAGATAAGCATCCATCTCAATTATCTTAAATAACAACGGTGAAGCAGGGCGTTGTAATCGTTCTGAAAGCCCAACGGTCGCCTTGCATTCGCACAGCTGATCAAGCACTCGAATCGTCAACTCTTCTTCGATATCGAGTAATAAGACGAGGTCAAGTAGATTTAATTCATGCGTCTCCATGAATTGATCACTGCGTTGAAGTTGTATCGTATAGGTGAAATCTAACTCTTCAGCAACAAGTGCCCATAACTCTTCGTGGCGCGCTGCATATAGACCTACCGGAAAGTGAAGAGGTTGCCTGACGATGGAGCGATGCCCTTCGAGTGTATAGACTTGATTGACGTCAAGACCGTATGCTAGTAGCATCTCGAGTAATTGGTGACGATTTTGACAAGTAACGAGCGTTTGGAAAAGACGATCAACTTCGACGAGTGGTTGTTTCATCTCAAGCGCTAATTGTAAATGAGCAGGCGAATCTAGCTCTAATGATCGTTTAATAAACTGTAAAGCTTGTTGTTCCACAACATTCAATTGGGCAACATGTATTCGAAATGCTTCGACATCAAGTTCCCTGAAGGCTTGTAGTGCCGGTACAATTGATTGGTTTTTCGTAAAGGGTTTCCACATGATTCCCTCGACCTCCTCATTTCAGTATCTCTTCGTAGTGTACGCAATATCCTACCGTCTTGAAAGCAAAAAATGGAGGATCTTCCGTCGTTTCAGGAAGATCCTCCATTTTTTATTTTTTACCGACTTTTAGAGAAGCGTTTCGAAAGACGGCATCTTGTTTCCCTGTCTTTTCAACACTTGTTCCGACAGACCCATGATATTCGATTTCATCTTTTGGTTGAATGAATTCATATGTGATGGCTGGCTCGCCGCGAAGGCGAACGTGAATGATTTGTCGATGTTGCAAAGAAAAGGATGCGCGCACTTCAAGAAAGGAGGAAGCCGATAAATCATGTTGCCGCTCTAGAATCTTCATTATTTCTTGTTCGGAATCACGGTAGTTTCCTTGCAGTTGGGCATACGAAATGCCGACCCCTAAAGACAAGATACCGATTAAACTAAGAGCGCAAATGACCAGCACTTTCTTCATGACTGATCCACCTCCGAGAAAAGTTCATTCTACTTATTCATCGGCTCATTCAACGACGACGTGAAGTCTTTTTTTTAATCCTTTACGTGAAACTGCATATCCACATGAGGAATATCATCTTCTAAATAAGGTTCGGATACAGTTCGGAAACCAAACGATCCGTAAAACCCTTCTAAGTGTGCTTGTGCTTGTAAGTAGATCGCAGATTCTGCTTGTAAATGAATCATTGCTCGTTGCATCATTTGTCTTGCCAATCCAACAGACCGATGAGAACGATGAACGGCTACCCGTCCAATCGCCGTTCCTTTTTTCGAATGCTCATACATCCGAAGGCATCCTACAATTCGATCACTCTCGTCGCGTACAATCAGATGCGTTGCCTGTTGATCTTGATCATCTAATTCCGGATAAGCGCAGTTCTGCTCGACGACAAAGATATCCGTTCGTAGTTTCAAGAGTGCATACAATGTATCTGGTGTCATGTGATGAAAAGACTCGAACGTAAATTCGTACATAAAAACTCTCCTCTTTTAGTGACGATAAAGTCGCGATAATTGTCCTGCATAGATAGTGACAGGTATATCTCTAAAAATCGTATCTTTTTCCCAATTCAACCCATTCGCTCGTGCGACATTTTGGGAAGCATGATTATCAGGATGAATGATGGAGATGATCCGATCATGCCCTCGATTGAATGCCTCCAGCATTAAGTGCTTTGCCGCTTCACGACCATAACCGACTTTCCAATGCTTTGGTTCGAGCCAATAACCGACTTCTAATTCTTCAATTCCATCGACTTCTTGGATGAGTAAACCTGCGAAACCAATCGGCTCGTTCGTTTCCTTTTTAAATAACAGCAAAAATCCAGTTTGTCGTTCGTCCGAATAGCGCTCTAATTGCCGCTCAAACCATTCTCTTGCTTCTTCTTCGCTTAAGGCAACACCACCGTTGATATAGCGCATGACGCGCTCATTTTGGACAAGCGACTTATAAAAATCGAAATCTGCTTCTTCGAATGGTCGCATCCATAAACGTTCACTTTCCATCAAAATCGCCTCCTTTTATACTTCTCTTTTCCCGAGTTCTTTTCGCTTCATTCCTCTTCATGACAATGCTCTACGTATGACATTTTTCATTACTAATCGATGACATTCACTCTCTACTGCTTGCAATTCCCGGCATAAGTCGGTATTTTGGGAACAGTATGTTGAACAATGACTACACGATTAATGTTAAAATATATTTTGAGCGCATGAGCGCTGGATAGGAATTCACGAAAAGGACTGAGACCATAATGACTGAACAAGTAATGACGGGACTATATGAAGGAATTTCAAAAGAGTCCGTACTAATTAATGAGCCTTTGAAAAATCATACGTATACAAAAATGGGGGGAATCGCAGATTTATTTATCATTCCGACCTCTTATGAAGAAACGGCTTTTGTCGTCCGATATGCTTACGAACAAGATATTCCATTGACGTTGCTTGGAAATGGATCGAATCTTGTCGTCCGTGATGGCGGTATTCGTGGTATTGTCCTCTCTTTCGAGAAGTTAACTGACATCTCGGTCGAAGGACATGAACTCGTCGCTCAAAGTGGCGCAGCAATCATCGAAGCTTCTCGTGTGGCTTACGCACACCAACTCAGCGGGCTCGAATTCGCCTGCGGGATTCCAGGAACGATTGGTGGCGCCTTGATCATGAATGCAGGCGCATATGGCGGTGAAGTCAAAGACTGCTTGCATAGTGCGACTGTTTTGACACGACAAGGCGAACTGCTAAATATTTCGCATGATGAACTCGAACTGGGTTACCGGACGAGTTGCTTCTCAAAGAAAGAATACATCATCCTCGAAGGTCGATTTGCTTTAACAGAAGGTGACCCAGCACTAATCAAGGAAGTCATGGATGATTTAACGCATAAGCGGGAAACAAAACAACCACTCGAGTATCCTTCTTGTGGTAGTGTCTTTAAACGTCCCGAAGGCTATTTTGCAGGTAAATTGATTCAAGATAGTAACTTACAGGGAACGCGCATCGGTGGTGCTGAAGTCTCAAAGAAACACGCTGGTTTTATCGTCAACGTCGAGAATGCATCAGCATCCGACTATATCGCGCTCATTCGTCATGTACAAGAAACCGTTCAAGAAAAATTCGGTATTTTACTTGAGACAGAAGTAAAAATCATCGGTGAAGAAGCGTAATCAATAATCTTATACAAAAGGTGAGTTCCGTATTCGGACTCACCTTTTGTTCGTTTAGATTGACCAGCTTCCGTCACGCATGACGGATTCACGCGTGCCGTCTGCAAGTTCTCCTTCGATCGATAGCTCTGCTGATCCAATCATGAAGTCAACATGAGTCATCGAATCGTTTGCTCCTTGTGCTTCTAGTTCTTCCGCTGAAAGGCTTGGACCATTTTCGAGACACGTCGAGTACGCCCGACCAATTGCCAAGTGGCATGACGCATTTTCATCAAACAGTGTATTGTAGAATAAAATACCCGAGTCTGAAATTGGCGAACGGTGTGGTACGAGCGCAACCTCTCCTAAGTAACGGGCGCCTTCATCAAGTGAAATCAAATCATCAAGTGCTTCTTGTCCTTGTTTTGCTTCTGCTTTGACGATTTTTCCATCTTCGAACCAAAGCGTAAACTCGTCAATCAAGTTCCCGCTGTAACTGAGTGGTTTGGTACTAGAGACGTAACCATTGACGCCTGTCTTTTTCGGTAACGTGAACACTTCTTCTGTCGGTAAATTCGCGATGAAATCCACACCATCTGCATTCGGACCACCGCCACCTAACCAGACATGTCGTTCTGGTAATTCGATCGATAGTTCTGTCCCTGGAGCTGTGTAGTGTAATGTTTTGTATTTCTTCTCTGTCAGGAATTTTGCTTTTGAACGTAGATTATGATCATGATCTGCCCATGCAGCAACTGGATCTGCTTGATCGGCACGTGTTGCCTTTAAAATAGCTGCCCACAGTTCATCGACCGGCTTCTCTGAGTCAGGGAACACTTTTTTCGCCCAGCTTTCAGATGGTGCCGCTACGACGCACCAGCTTACATTGTCACTCATGACGAACTTCCGCCAATTAGCAAGAGCAACACCTGCCGCTTTATTCGCACGTGTGATTCGACTCGAATCAACGCCATTCAATAAATCTGGATCTTCACTAACGACTGATAAGAATGCTGTCTTTTCTTCTGCCAGTTGATCATAACGTGCCTTTAACCAATCCGGGAACGTATCAAACGACTCTTCTGGTGCATTGAAATAACGAATTTTCGTCATCTCATCATCAGACCATTGTACATATACTTGCGTAGCACCTACTTCGTAGGCGACACGCGTGATTTCACGGACAAGTGGCAAATTCTCGATTCCGGCTCGTACCTCGAGTTGTTGTCCTGGTTGTAAATTAATTCCTGTACGTACTGCTAAAGACGCGTACTGTTGTAATTCTGCTTGTGTCGGCATTATGTAATCCCCTTTCTTGTATCTTTATTTTCACGAAATAGTTGCAATTTTGCAAGAAATAAGGCGAAACTAGAAGGAGAATAGAAGGAGGCATCACCATGGAATTCACACCCGGAGATTTTAAATCGGCTTATACGTATTTTCATCGACAGGCACTCGACCTCGTCGGTGATGAAAAAGCACAACAAGAACTGTTAGTTCGAGCAGAAATCGGACTTGCCCACTTGACGCAAGATATTGCGTCTACAGAAAGCTCGGATATCGAACGCGAGGCAGAGCTCGTTCTCTATTTCCAATTAAAACAATTGCTTGAAATGCTTCGTGCTCTGTACCAGAAAAAATTCGAAATGCATACGGAGCAGGAACAATTGTTGTTGACGGCTGTTCTGTACTTCACGTCTCCTGTTGACGCCTTACCGGACGATAACGTCCTCGGGCTCTTCGATGACGCACAAATCGTC is a window encoding:
- a CDS encoding LCP family protein, with the protein product MAEHQPHRSRLERRRLELEEQAKEEEAFSSEEPIAHEPFERRQEPVTYHRYVEEQPRDRKSSSRRSGSGVLKQMGQMIGRAGSRLFASRERSRRSRTADRSERSVQTNADVSSREAQPKKIKKKRRFKRKVIGLFLLLLIAFVLFASQPFTFLLIGSDARPGESLRGSRSDSLSVMQFIPLSRTIQLTSIPRDTYTPISCENGKKDKITHAFAFGGEECTQEAVSGLLDEEIDGKIVISFDSFIGLVDQIGGIDLVSTGTFSEQDASGKANQYSFQKGKEYHMDGAMALAYSRHRKTDNDGARANRQSEVIQAVATHLLKPTGWSKIPAAHTYMKEEMNLDLSVREMATAGLSLALMSERKHYEIEAVSQRLNGIFYDLPDEKALQELRDRLDTTFYGTLKN
- the nfsA gene encoding oxygen-insensitive NADPH nitroreductase, whose amino-acid sequence is MNETIQHLLNHRSIRKFKDHQLDEKTIETLIQAAQAASTSSYQQAYAIIGVEDEELKRQLVDVASGQQYVAENSYFFVFCMDYHKHTLAAELAGGDVSRTIETTEALVVGAVDAGLAAQNLVVAAESLGYGTVYIGSLRNDARRVSELLHLPDHVVPLFGVAVGLPDQQPGKKPRLPMDAVFHRNTYTDDDTMRELLTQYEESTSSYYGERTGGQRTEGWVKQMAASMHEPKRTYLRDFLKEKQIAKD
- a CDS encoding GNAT family N-acetyltransferase, which gives rise to MNGAYSNISAFYHLAKYLHEYLIYQGAKQIKVQIVPPQDGALSSIWKALGYILSSEQFRLIGISNDRVATLRFQPIHARNQEQYLTLRNTSIKGCEYLFPYHSEHLEQWVHSNTIPYLVYDQQLVIGTLLFQKHGRSIRLLEITCLPELRYQGYGRRILDTFQAKLFKINIKTFETLFFSTNLDVLRLYQRSTFCDIQLFSHWHTFQVTTNSLTT
- a CDS encoding GNAT family N-acetyltransferase, coding for MYEFTFESFHHMTPDTLYALLKLRTDIFVVEQNCAYPELDDQDQQATHLIVRDESDRIVGCLRMYEHSKKGTAIGRVAVHRSHRSVGLARQMMQRAMIHLQAESAIYLQAQAHLEGFYGSFGFRTVSEPYLEDDIPHVDMQFHVKD
- a CDS encoding GNAT family N-acetyltransferase; amino-acid sequence: MESERLWMRPFEEADFDFYKSLVQNERVMRYINGGVALSEEEAREWFERQLERYSDERQTGFLLLFKKETNEPIGFAGLLIQEVDGIEELEVGYWLEPKHWKVGYGREAAKHLMLEAFNRGHDRIISIIHPDNHASQNVARANGLNWEKDTIFRDIPVTIYAGQLSRLYRH
- the murB gene encoding UDP-N-acetylmuramate dehydrogenase → MTEQVMTGLYEGISKESVLINEPLKNHTYTKMGGIADLFIIPTSYEETAFVVRYAYEQDIPLTLLGNGSNLVVRDGGIRGIVLSFEKLTDISVEGHELVAQSGAAIIEASRVAYAHQLSGLEFACGIPGTIGGALIMNAGAYGGEVKDCLHSATVLTRQGELLNISHDELELGYRTSCFSKKEYIILEGRFALTEGDPALIKEVMDDLTHKRETKQPLEYPSCGSVFKRPEGYFAGKLIQDSNLQGTRIGGAEVSKKHAGFIVNVENASASDYIALIRHVQETVQEKFGILLETEVKIIGEEA
- a CDS encoding aminopeptidase — translated: MPTQAELQQYASLAVRTGINLQPGQQLEVRAGIENLPLVREITRVAYEVGATQVYVQWSDDEMTKIRYFNAPEESFDTFPDWLKARYDQLAEEKTAFLSVVSEDPDLLNGVDSSRITRANKAAGVALANWRKFVMSDNVSWCVVAAPSESWAKKVFPDSEKPVDELWAAILKATRADQADPVAAWADHDHNLRSKAKFLTEKKYKTLHYTAPGTELSIELPERHVWLGGGGPNADGVDFIANLPTEEVFTLPKKTGVNGYVSSTKPLSYSGNLIDEFTLWFEDGKIVKAEAKQGQEALDDLISLDEGARYLGEVALVPHRSPISDSGILFYNTLFDENASCHLAIGRAYSTCLENGPSLSAEELEAQGANDSMTHVDFMIGSAELSIEGELADGTRESVMRDGSWSI
- a CDS encoding YkvA family protein, with amino-acid sequence MEFTPGDFKSAYTYFHRQALDLVGDEKAQQELLVRAEIGLAHLTQDIASTESSDIEREAELVLYFQLKQLLEMLRALYQKKFEMHTEQEQLLLTAVLYFTSPVDALPDDNVLGLFDDAQIVETIYEELAADVDRFQHME